In Carassius gibelio isolate Cgi1373 ecotype wild population from Czech Republic chromosome A10, carGib1.2-hapl.c, whole genome shotgun sequence, the DNA window CAGGAAGTGCTGTTAAATTGTTATGTACCACTTCCGTGTTTTACGGTGCACAAACTTTGTTCTGAGCATCTTGTTGGAGTTTAAAAAAATAGAAGCATGTGTTACAAACTCACTATATATtcctaaaatatttgtaattataaagCAAATtattagagcaaaaaaaaaaaaaaagaaaattggatgaatataattattaataataagacaCTATTAACATGACTATATGCATGGAACCGTTCAGAAAAATTTGGGCACAAATGGGTTAATATTTAAGATTACAGTataatgcacacatacacattgcctcttgtacatccctggatatcttaatatttaagaatacAGTGTCTACACTGTAGCCTACAGGTTGAAACCCACTGGCATACGTCTTAAATAAGGTGTCTAAAGACCACATAAGTCACATCAAGGTTGAAAGTGTTGGATCAAAATAATATAACTCAAACACATATACATCATGTAAAATCACAGGTATTCAGTTTTATGTCTTTAAGTTTTGCCTCTTAATATTGGCTATTTGACTGCCAAGGTTGAAACTACTGgaagaaaattatgtcattgttCAGCATCATTGTGGGTGGTAGATGGGTTGGTCAGTCTGATCCAgacactgtataaatgaaaggACATTAAGAAGAGCAGAACAAACTCCTAACAGAAGACTCACACATGGCCTACGAGACAGAAGATCATGAGATTCAATACTGCTTTCCTGCCATGAACTCTTCATGTATCAGGGGAAAACGCTCAAGGCTTGAATACAAtgttttatatgtgtttttttcaaTTCTTTCAGCATGGACTGTGTTTCTGAATTTGCTGGtcatcatctccatctctcacttcaagaagcttcacactccaaccAACCTGATCATTCTCTCTCTGGGTGTGGCCGACATGCTTATTGGAATTGTGATGCCCAGTGAGGCCATATATCTAATTGAGACATGTTGGTACTTTGGAGACACTTTTTGTGGagtctatttaatatttatttcaatgctTCTCTCGGCATCtcttagtaatttagttttaattgctgttGATCGTTATGTGGCTGTTTGTCACCCTTTACAGTACCCACAGAAAATAACCATGACTAAAACATTAATAAGCATCTCTTTAAGCTGGGTTTGCTCCTCAACTTACAGCACTGTCTTTGTAATTAATAACAGTTtgcacaaaacaaacatgtgtttTGGAAAGTGCTCAGTTATGATTGTTTTTGCTTGGAGTGTCACTGATCTGATCTTGTGTTTTATGTTTCCTTGTATCCTGATCATATCTTTATATTTGAGGATTTTCTATGttgtacatcagcaagtgaaagttATAAACACCCTGATGAAGGGTGGTAAATGTGTTAATGAAGGTTCAGTGAGAAGGAAATCTGAgagcaaagctgctctgacattaggaatcattgtcaCAGTTTATCTGCTTTGTTGGATTCCGTACTATATCTGTTCCATATCAGCAGTTTCTTCCACAACCATAAATGTTTTGATGTGGGTCGTGTATATTAACTCAAGTCTGAATCCTATggtctatgctttattttacccCTGGTTTAAAAAGACAGTTAAACTCATCTTAACTCTGAAAATATTTCAGGCAGAATCCTCTCTggtaaatatttttacagaacatcaattGTAATTAAACTGATAAAGACATCATTCTTAGAAAAATTTCACAAAAACTGCAATTGTTATAAAGTCATAAAAGTAAACAAtcgtaataattataatttacactatatgcattttaatattatgtAGTTTGTTTCCTTGAGTATCATTGCTTAATAATAATACTCTGTTCaaatgcaagatttttttttttttttttaaatcatcaaaccatttttaattttcaggagatttttttttttttttaaactttgtataTAGATAATTCTCAACTATTTTATAATGGAATGattcaatttaaacattttctttctgcaaaatgtgtgtaaaatggccaTAAACGGGGTTTCttattatatacaatgtatctataaactaaatctaattagCATATTAATA includes these proteins:
- the LOC128020630 gene encoding trace amine-associated receptor 13c-like, which produces MAYETEDHEIQYCFPAMNSSCFKKLHTPTNLIILSLGVADMLIGIVMPSEAIYLIETCWYFGDTFCGVYLIFISMLLSASLSNLVLIAVDRYVAVCHPLQYPQKITMTKTLISISLSWVCSSTYSTVFVINNSLHKTNMCFGKCSVMIVFAWSVTDLILCFMFPCILIISLYLRIFYVVHQQVKVINTLMKGGKCVNEGSVRRKSESKAALTLGIIVTVYLLCWIPYYICSISAVSSTTINVLMWVVYINSSLNPMVYALFYPWFKKTVKLILTLKIFQAESSLVSSYEKPMSCFTF